Proteins encoded within one genomic window of Mesorhizobium sp. AR10:
- a CDS encoding transglycosylase SLT domain-containing protein yields MTHKSLAARLHPLATALATICLSSLAVGAVSAATNPCEPEILRAADRYGVPAGILYAVGLTETGNKGSLQPNALNIQGKSVFPRSRNEALATFETARREGKTLIDLGCMQINHHYHASHFRSVGDMLDPRQNVDYAARFLASLHARHMTWSMAVARYHAGPDNDPAQKIYVCRVIANMVATGFGKWTSNARAFCNP; encoded by the coding sequence ATGACGCACAAGAGTTTGGCCGCCCGGCTTCACCCGCTCGCGACCGCGCTGGCGACGATATGTTTATCTAGCCTGGCCGTCGGCGCTGTGAGCGCCGCCACCAACCCTTGCGAACCGGAGATCCTGCGCGCCGCCGATCGCTACGGCGTGCCTGCCGGTATCCTCTATGCCGTCGGGCTGACCGAGACCGGCAACAAAGGAAGCCTCCAGCCAAACGCATTGAATATACAGGGAAAATCTGTCTTTCCAAGAAGTAGAAACGAAGCCTTGGCGACGTTCGAGACTGCCCGACGCGAGGGCAAGACGCTGATCGATCTCGGCTGCATGCAAATCAACCACCATTACCATGCCTCACATTTCCGCAGCGTAGGCGATATGCTCGATCCGCGTCAGAATGTCGACTACGCGGCCCGGTTCCTGGCCAGTCTGCATGCCCGTCATATGACCTGGTCGATGGCCGTCGCCCGCTACCATGCCGGTCCCGACAACGATCCCGCACAGAAGATCTATGTCTGCCGCGTCATCGCCAACATGGTCGCCACCGGCTTCGGTAAATGGACTTCGAACGCTCGGGCTTTCTGCAACCCATAG
- a CDS encoding flagellar hook-length control protein FliK: protein MTTSVGQALPGFAPTRAPSTQNGKSEETSFDDMVRSAESPSGSESPQAKEAGLRDPRWPKRASASFGKGEPDAGQVASPKLPTGKTARDDADTGSDKTSVDAEETGQSAKAASLHDHLPLLIALHDMRHFSASAKSDGGNTVTDEQASDPALNGQPRSTEQPPSPSKKYRSASSADADALGALSRSERALAAAALSGQNQTRQAVEIEPVSKETVHQDDLASHLLKDQPAADIPAPEGKRSASAMKGLEAVQAAMRSESGKQASAGRIEIVTEQSFPAPSHNSMSQTTSAVIDAIASDGLRQAASTPSAASQTASAVAVPTHILKIELHPAELGMVTASLRLAGEQLSIELKPETHEAYRRLTTDSEAIVKSLRGLGFDVDKVTILQPSIAVPAPTRADAGSSLPMSTGRDQPSFQPGNSSGNNAGSGGQQPGRNHSNDAQEFGRPASPARDRAGDDMFI from the coding sequence ATGACCACCAGTGTTGGCCAGGCCCTTCCGGGATTTGCTCCCACGCGCGCGCCGTCGACGCAGAACGGAAAGAGCGAGGAGACAAGTTTCGACGACATGGTGCGTAGCGCCGAGAGCCCGTCCGGATCGGAAAGCCCGCAGGCAAAGGAAGCCGGCCTGCGTGACCCGCGATGGCCCAAGCGCGCCTCCGCCAGCTTTGGCAAGGGAGAGCCTGACGCTGGCCAGGTGGCTTCGCCGAAACTGCCCACCGGAAAAACCGCGAGGGACGATGCGGATACCGGTTCGGACAAGACATCTGTCGATGCCGAGGAGACCGGGCAAAGTGCAAAGGCAGCATCGCTTCACGATCATTTGCCATTGCTGATCGCATTGCACGACATGCGCCATTTCTCGGCATCGGCCAAGTCGGACGGAGGCAACACCGTCACGGACGAACAAGCATCGGATCCCGCGCTCAACGGCCAGCCTCGCTCTACGGAACAGCCGCCTTCACCCTCGAAAAAGTACCGCTCGGCATCCAGCGCGGATGCCGACGCCCTCGGGGCCTTGTCGCGATCCGAACGCGCCTTGGCTGCTGCAGCCCTTTCAGGGCAGAACCAGACGCGACAGGCCGTCGAGATCGAGCCTGTCTCCAAAGAGACCGTGCATCAGGATGATCTGGCCTCGCACCTGCTGAAGGATCAGCCGGCAGCCGATATTCCAGCGCCGGAAGGCAAGCGATCGGCGTCGGCGATGAAGGGCCTTGAAGCCGTCCAGGCTGCCATGCGGTCCGAATCCGGAAAGCAGGCGTCCGCCGGGCGCATCGAAATCGTCACCGAACAGAGTTTCCCTGCGCCGTCTCACAACTCGATGAGCCAGACCACATCCGCCGTGATTGACGCGATCGCCTCGGACGGCTTGAGGCAGGCTGCTTCGACGCCCTCTGCGGCCTCTCAAACGGCCAGCGCTGTTGCCGTTCCGACACACATATTGAAGATCGAGCTTCATCCGGCCGAACTCGGCATGGTCACGGCCAGCCTGCGGCTTGCCGGGGAACAGCTTTCGATTGAATTGAAGCCCGAAACCCATGAGGCCTACCGCCGTCTCACCACCGACAGCGAGGCCATCGTCAAGTCGCTGCGCGGCCTCGGCTTCGACGTCGACAAGGTCACCATCCTGCAACCCTCGATAGCAGTCCCTGCCCCGACCCGTGCCGATGCAGGTAGCTCCCTGCCGATGTCGACGGGTCGCGACCAGCCGTCCTTTCAGCCCGGGAATTCAAGTGGCAACAATGCCGGTTCCGGCGGACAGCAACCGGGAAGGAACCACAGCAATGACGCACAAGAGTTTGGCCGCCCGGCTTCACCCGCTCGCGACCGCGCTGGCGACGATATGTTTATCTAG
- a CDS encoding chemotaxis protein MotC, whose amino-acid sequence MRPTAIIGRAIGLLLLTTGPAAFAQDALQPYQLVRSLQLVQDSIASGDHAALPMQAKLLEMTDKRLRAADAEDFKDPKNFRALLVYGMSGGNPVTVAAAASRAETDPQSLAIAKGIISYLSGRPAEAIETLKPIDPMTLPSDLGAFLALVKGSLLTTEEPATALELLDDARLLSPGTLVEEAALRRSVGIAAAQGDAARFALASTQYVERYLYSPYASQFADSFVSGVIALHMAISVDKLADITSMMDPEREKVIYLRIARRAAIDGLTDLSAFASTKAEQGRDGIHNEDDPRALLYSSLSTVTSSTIDDVRAKLGKIDRSRLSQGDRDLLDAAQAIASEVIAPPAALPVEKPAPPVVKQEPAPEAATAEKPDETGLPPVEGVMSEQPAASASSERSADAPAASAPDMPAAATADAASVVPVSAPAPIAGLDPTDPTDAAMIKARRQLDMIDQMLGAAPK is encoded by the coding sequence ATGAGACCCACCGCCATCATCGGCCGCGCGATCGGCCTGTTGTTGCTGACCACCGGGCCGGCGGCCTTCGCGCAGGACGCCTTGCAGCCCTACCAGCTGGTCCGCTCGCTGCAGCTGGTCCAGGACAGCATCGCCTCCGGCGATCATGCCGCGCTGCCAATGCAGGCCAAGCTGCTCGAAATGACCGACAAGCGGCTCCGCGCGGCAGACGCCGAAGATTTCAAGGATCCAAAGAATTTTCGCGCCTTGCTTGTCTATGGCATGAGCGGCGGCAACCCCGTCACAGTCGCGGCGGCGGCATCGCGCGCCGAGACCGATCCGCAAAGCCTTGCCATCGCCAAGGGCATCATCAGCTATCTGAGCGGCCGGCCGGCCGAAGCGATAGAGACGCTGAAGCCGATCGATCCGATGACGCTGCCAAGCGACCTCGGGGCCTTCCTGGCCCTGGTCAAGGGCTCGCTGCTCACCACCGAGGAACCGGCCACGGCGCTCGAGCTGCTCGACGATGCCCGCCTGCTCAGCCCCGGCACGCTGGTCGAGGAAGCGGCATTGCGCCGTTCAGTCGGCATTGCCGCCGCGCAAGGGGACGCGGCGCGCTTCGCGCTCGCCTCCACCCAATATGTCGAGCGCTATCTCTATTCGCCCTATGCCAGCCAGTTCGCGGACTCCTTCGTCTCCGGAGTCATTGCCTTGCATATGGCAATCAGTGTCGACAAGCTCGCCGACATCACCTCGATGATGGATCCCGAGCGCGAAAAGGTCATCTATCTGCGCATTGCGCGCCGCGCCGCAATCGACGGGCTGACCGACCTTTCCGCCTTTGCCTCGACCAAGGCCGAACAAGGCCGGGACGGCATCCACAACGAGGACGATCCGCGTGCCTTGCTCTATTCCAGCCTTTCAACGGTGACGTCCAGCACCATCGACGACGTGCGCGCGAAGCTGGGCAAGATCGACCGCAGCAGGCTTTCGCAGGGCGACCGCGACTTGCTCGATGCCGCGCAGGCCATCGCCAGCGAAGTGATCGCACCGCCGGCAGCGCTTCCCGTCGAAAAGCCCGCCCCTCCCGTCGTCAAACAGGAGCCGGCGCCCGAGGCCGCCACCGCGGAAAAACCCGATGAAACCGGCCTGCCGCCAGTTGAAGGCGTGATGTCCGAGCAGCCGGCGGCCAGTGCATCCAGCGAGCGCTCCGCCGATGCGCCTGCCGCTTCCGCGCCGGACATGCCGGCCGCTGCCACTGCCGATGCGGCTTCTGTCGTGCCCGTGTCGGCGCCCGCGCCCATTGCCGGTCTCGACCCGACCGACCCCACCGACGCGGCCATGATCAAGGCGCGCCGCCAGCTCGATATGATCGACCAGATGCTTGGAGCAGCCCCGAAATGA